In Gemmatimonas sp., a genomic segment contains:
- a CDS encoding DegT/DnrJ/EryC1/StrS family aminotransferase, with protein sequence MAVPLLDLKAQHATIRDEVVAAVMDVVDQQAFILGDPVAQLECSVAGLSHVKYAVGCANGTDALLMALRALDVAVGDEVVTTPFTFFATAGAVHNVGARPVFVDIDPRTFNIAPDAIRDAVGAKTKAVIAVDLFGQMAAIEQVNDAAQGRPVIEDAAQSIGASRLINGATVMAGEAATIGTYSFFPSKNLGGYGDGGMMVTQDDALFEALMKLRTHGSRRTYFHEIVGYNSRLDALQAAVLRAKLPHLESWSAARRRNAAYYDAAFADLADVVTPFIDSANTSIYNQYTIRVPKRDALQAHLKDRGIGCSVYYPLPLHLQPCFAYLGYQQGQCPESERAALEVLSLPVFPELTTLQLDEVIGAVRAFFGR encoded by the coding sequence ATGGCCGTTCCTCTTCTGGACCTCAAGGCGCAGCACGCCACCATCCGTGATGAAGTCGTCGCCGCCGTCATGGACGTCGTGGATCAGCAGGCGTTTATCCTCGGAGATCCGGTCGCGCAGCTCGAGTGCAGCGTCGCCGGCCTCTCGCACGTCAAGTACGCCGTCGGCTGCGCCAACGGCACCGACGCCTTGCTGATGGCGCTGCGCGCCCTCGATGTCGCAGTTGGCGATGAAGTGGTCACCACGCCGTTCACGTTCTTCGCGACCGCTGGCGCCGTGCACAACGTCGGCGCGCGCCCGGTGTTCGTCGATATTGATCCGCGCACATTCAACATTGCGCCCGACGCCATCCGTGACGCTGTTGGTGCAAAGACCAAGGCTGTCATCGCGGTTGACCTGTTCGGTCAGATGGCGGCGATTGAGCAGGTCAACGACGCCGCCCAAGGACGGCCGGTGATCGAAGACGCCGCCCAGTCGATCGGGGCGAGCCGGCTGATCAACGGTGCCACGGTGATGGCCGGTGAGGCCGCGACCATCGGCACGTACAGCTTCTTTCCTTCGAAGAATCTCGGCGGGTACGGCGACGGTGGCATGATGGTCACGCAGGACGACGCGCTCTTCGAGGCGCTCATGAAGCTGCGTACCCACGGCAGCCGCCGGACCTACTTTCACGAGATCGTCGGCTACAACAGCCGCCTGGATGCACTGCAGGCGGCCGTGTTACGCGCCAAGCTGCCGCATCTGGAGTCGTGGAGCGCGGCACGTCGCCGGAACGCCGCCTATTACGATGCGGCGTTTGCCGATCTTGCCGATGTCGTCACACCGTTCATCGATTCCGCCAACACGTCGATCTATAACCAGTACACGATCCGGGTGCCCAAGCGCGATGCGCTCCAGGCGCACCTCAAGGATCGCGGGATCGGCTGCTCGGTGTACTATCCGCTCCCGCTGCACTTGCAGCCGTGCTTCGCGTATCTCGGGTACCAGCAGGGGCAATGCCCCGAATCGGAACGCGCGGCGCTCGAGGTGCTGTCGCTGCCTGTTTTCCCCGAGCTCACCACTCTGCAACTCGATGAAGTGATCGGGGCAGTGCGAGCCTTCTTTGGACGCTGA
- a CDS encoding Gfo/Idh/MocA family oxidoreductase → MTETIIPVGQRIRVALLGCGRISRNHFEALTKLPGLQLVAVCDIIAERAQLVGTQYDVPWFTSYEQMLSDVPSDAVIIATPSGLHPQHGIMAAKAGRHVISEKPMAISLAAADALVQACDDHHVHLFVVKQNRLNPPIVLLKRAIDRGRFGRIYMANCTVRWTRPQDYYDQAPWRGTWEFDGGAFMNQASHYVDLVQWLVGPVESVMAKTATMARRIEAEDSGAAVLKFRSGAIGVIEVTMLTFPRNLEGSITILGEKGSVKIGGTAVNKVEHWTFADYDDDDKLVEQANTNPPSVYGFGHEGYYRNVESVLRGDARPDTDGRAGRKSLELILGIYESAKTGRDVPLPLRVNI, encoded by the coding sequence ATGACGGAGACCATCATTCCGGTCGGGCAGCGCATTCGGGTGGCGTTGCTGGGATGCGGGCGGATTTCCAGGAATCACTTCGAGGCGCTCACCAAGCTTCCGGGGCTGCAACTCGTTGCGGTGTGCGACATCATTGCCGAGCGCGCGCAGCTGGTCGGCACGCAGTACGATGTGCCGTGGTTCACCAGCTACGAGCAGATGCTGAGCGATGTCCCGAGTGACGCGGTCATCATCGCGACGCCGTCCGGATTGCATCCGCAGCACGGCATTATGGCCGCAAAGGCCGGCCGGCATGTGATCTCCGAGAAGCCGATGGCGATTTCGCTCGCCGCTGCCGACGCGCTCGTGCAGGCCTGCGACGACCACCACGTACACCTGTTCGTCGTGAAGCAGAATCGACTCAATCCGCCGATCGTACTGCTCAAGCGCGCGATCGATCGGGGGCGCTTCGGTCGGATCTACATGGCAAATTGTACGGTGCGCTGGACGCGTCCGCAGGACTATTACGACCAGGCGCCGTGGCGTGGGACGTGGGAGTTCGACGGCGGCGCGTTCATGAACCAGGCCTCGCACTACGTCGATCTGGTGCAGTGGCTCGTCGGCCCGGTCGAGAGCGTTATGGCCAAAACGGCGACGATGGCGCGACGCATCGAGGCCGAAGACAGCGGGGCGGCGGTCCTCAAGTTCCGCTCCGGCGCCATCGGCGTCATCGAGGTCACGATGCTCACCTTTCCACGGAATCTGGAAGGATCGATCACGATCCTCGGCGAGAAGGGCAGCGTGAAAATCGGCGGGACGGCTGTCAACAAGGTCGAACATTGGACCTTTGCCGATTACGATGACGACGACAAGCTCGTCGAACAGGCGAACACCAACCCGCCAAGCGTGTACGGTTTCGGGCACGAAGGGTACTACCGCAATGTCGAGTCGGTGCTGCGCGGCGACGCGCGCCCCGACACCGACGGTCGTGCCGGTCGCAAGTCGCTCGAACTTATTCTGGGGATCTACGAATCGGCGAAGACTGGCCGCGACGTGCCCCTGCCGCTTCGCGTCAACATCTGA